One Gordonia pseudamarae genomic window, CGGAGCGGACTCCTTGGCCTGGCGGATGGTGCGTTCGGTGATCTCGCCGAGGGTGTTGGCGCCCACCGGCCGGCAGCTGTTGTTGTCGGCCAGTGCCAGTTGCTTGGCGGTGCTGGTGATGATCGCCGGGAGCGGGATGTTGTAACGGATATGCTCGTGAGCCTTGCCCGCGTTCTCCTTCTGCTCCTCGGTGACCCGGGACACGCACTGATTGAGCAGGGCATTGGTTGTCTGATTGAACAGAATATTCAACCCGGCATTGCCACCGGCGAAGAGGATATTCAGCAGAGTGTTGTAGCTTATGAAGCCTGCCAGGGCCGAGAGCGGGGTCCCGGTGAGCGGGCTGGTGGATTCGCTTACGGTGCCAGTATCGGGATCGGTGATCTGGCGTCCGTCACCGATGACCGGCGCGACGCCGATGGCGAACTGGATCGGCGACAGGACACCGACGAAGAAGTACAGCCACGCGGTCTCCACGGCCTGGCTCAACGTGATGTTGGCAACCGGGATGGCGTCGTTCTTCTTGCCGTCGCGGATCTTGAGCAGCTGACTGACGATGTACTGCGAGATCGGCGTCTTGTATTTGGTCGACGGATCGCGGTTGTCGGCGCCGAGGGTCAGCGGGTTGTCGGTGAGCGACAGCGTCGAGACGGTGATGTTCCTGAGGCTGCGCTGCAGGCCCTTCTGGTTCTGCTTGAGCGCTGCCTGTGCGGCCGGCGGCAACGACGGGCGCAGCGACTCGTAGATGGAGTCGAACACCACGCTCAGGGTGGTGAACTCGGCGCTGACGCAGGTGGTGTCCTCGTTCTTGGTCTCAGCGCTCTGGCGCAGCATCGGCCGCTGCTGCTTGGCGATGCGTTCCTGCCGGTGCTCGTAGGTTTCGGTGCGCGGGTTGTATCGCGGCGCCTTCTTCTTGGCATACGGCGAGACCAGCGGCTTGGGGGCGACGGCGGTGTTCGAGCTCGTGGTGTTCGAGCTCGTGGTGCCGGCGACGGGCGAGACGACGGGGGAGTCACTGATCACCGCTGCCGAACCGTTGGCGGTCGCGGTGACCGCCGCGAAGCTCGCCAGCGTGGCGACGGCAGTTGCCCGCACGATCACACGCTTTGTCTGACCCGAATTTCCGACACGCGCTGACTGCACAGTTGCGCCCTACGCTTTCCATCGACTTTCCTGGCCCCCGCGAACATCGGGTGCCTATTTCGAGACGGACGTTAGCATACCCTGAGTAAATCCCAAGACCGTCGGTAGAAGTGACGTGGCTAACAATCGATACTGGTGTTGCTGATGATAAACAAAGTTGCTGATGTTGCTGTTGGGATTCTGATCAGGAGCCTCAGGCGCCGTCCGGGTCGCACCGGTCACCGCCCCCGTCGCGACACGCGGTGAGCCGCGCGGCCGATACTGATGGGCATGGCGCACCCACTGCACGACACCGCCCTCATCGATGCACTCGGCACCGACCTGTGTTCGGCCGGCTACACCGGGACCGGGGTGGCCGGTCTGCTCGGCGACGACGCCCACGAGGCACTTGCCCGCGGCATCTGGTGGCCCGCGCTGCACGCCACCCGGCAGGCCGGATCGTCACCGCTGGCCACGCTCGTACGGCTGCTGCTGCTCGCCGGTGACGAACCGGTCGCCGACGTCGCCGCGGCACTGCCAGGCTGCGATATCGACGCGCTCGTCGACTGCGGGGTGATCACCGTCGACGGCACCCTGGCGCGCGCAGCCCTCGACATCCGCCCACATGCCGACGACACCCGCGACTACCTCGTCGTCTCCGATCTCGACGCCGCCACCCGCACCGGCCCGGTCCACCACGACCATGTGCTCGGGATCGGCGGTGCCTCGGTATCGCTGGCGCGGGCGATCATCCGAGAACCCGTCGGCAGTGCGCTCGACCTGGGCACCGGCTGCGGCATCCAGGCGCTGCACCTGGACGCCCACTGCACGCGCATCGTCGCCACCGATACCAACCCGCGGGCACTGGCGCTGGCCGCTGCGACGGCGCGACTCAACGGCATGTCGTGGGATCTGCGCGCGGGCAGCCTGTTCGATCCGGTCGCGGGTGAGACGTTCGATCTGATCGTCTCCAATCCGCCGTTCGTCGTCGGGGCGGGCGGCCAGGACTACATCTATCGCGACTCCGGGATGGCCGGGGACGGTGTGTGCGAGCGGCTCATCGGTGAGATCGCCGGTCACCTCAATCCCGGCGGCATCGCCCAGATCCTTGCCAATTGGATCGTCCGCGAGAACGAACCCTGGGAGACCCGGGTGCGCGGCTGGCTCGCGGGCACCGGTCTCGACGCGTGGGTGGTGCAGCGCGAACTGGCCGATCCCATCACCTACGTGTCGTTGTGGCTCTCGGATGCGGGGGAGAACCCCGACGATACGGCGCGGCGCGGCGCGGACTGGCTCGACTGGTTTCGCCGCGAACGGATCTCGGGAATCGGCATGGGGCTCATCACCCTTCGCGCACCCGGCACCGCCGAAAGGCGCGCTCCCGACCAGGTGGTCGAGGAGATCACCGCCGCCGGTGAGGAGGTCACCGGTCACGAGGCCAGGGCGTTCTTGGACCGCCGCGCCTATCTGCGCGAGACCACCGATGAACAGCTGCTCGCCGCGCGACTGTCCACCGCACCGGTCATACTCGAGCAACAGTCGCTACCCGGCGAGGACGGTTGGCAACAGGTCGGGGCGTCGGTGCGCCGGCCCGGCGGACCGGGCGCCGTCCTGGGCGTCGACGAGGTGTCGACGGCCCTGCTCGCCGGCTGTCGCGGCATCGTGCCGCTGGGCGCCCTCGTCGATCTCCTCGCCGGATTTCACGACGTGGACGCCGACGCCCTCGCCCAGGCGGCGGTTCCCGTCGTGCGTGAAGCCATTGGTCGGGGGATCTTGTACGAGGTGAGGTAGTCGAGGTCCGCCGCGCTCCCGGACCTGCTCCGAATGCGACCCCGTCGCCGGTTGAGGTGCGAGCTTGCGAGCCTCGAAACCCGCTGAGATGACATTATTCTGTCGGGAGGTTTCGAGGCTCGTCGCCTGCGCTCCTCGCACCTCAACCGGCAGAAACGGCGTCAGCCGAACGTCTTGTCCAGCGCCTGGCGCAGGTCGGCGGCCAGATCGTCGGCGTCCTCCAGGCCGGTGGAGAACCGTAGGTGGCCGAATTCGCGGAACCCGTCGGGGTAGGCCGCGACCCGCGGACCCTCGGTGCCGACGTGCACGATCAGCGATTCGTCGTGGCCGAGCGACACCGCGGAGGTGATCACCGTGAGGTGGGAGACGAAACGGTTGTGCGTGGCCGGATCACCGCGCAGCGCGAACGCCATCATGCCGCCGAAGCCGCGACCGCCCAATTGCCTTGCGGCCAGTTCATGTTGGGGATGGGACTCCAGGCCCGGATAACAGACGTACGCGATCCGGTCGTCGGCCTCCAGCAGTCGGGCAAGGGTCATCGCCGACGCCTGGTGCTGGGCCAGCCGCAGCGGCAACGTGATCGACCCGCGGCTGATCAGCCACGCGTTGAACGGGGAGATCACCCCGCCCACATCCACCATCGCCTCGGCCTTCACCTTCGAGACGTGTTCGGCGGCCCCGATCACCGCACCGCCCATCGCATCTCCGTGCCCGTTGATGTACTTGGTCAGCGAGTGGACCACGAGGTCGGCGCCGTCGGCCAGCGGCCGGTACAGCGGCGGGGGAGTGAACGTCGAGTCGATCACCAGCAAGGCGCCGGCGGTGTGGGCGATGTCGGCGAGTGCGGCCACATCGGCGACCTTGGTGGTGGGATTGGCGATCACCTCGGCGGTGATCATCCTGGTGGCGGGCCGGACGGCCGCCCGCACCGCGTCGAGGTCGGTGATGTCGACGAACGTGGCCTCGATGCCGTACTTGCGGGGCAACAACTGCGTCCACAGTTTCCACGTCGCCTCGTAGGTGGTGTCGGAGACGATGATGTGATCGCCCGTCGCCAGGAACGTGAAATACACCGCGTGCAGCGCGGCCACCCCGGATGCGAGCGCGAGCGCATCCTCGCCACCTTCCAGGAGGGCCAGTTTGCGTTGCAGTGCAACCTGATTGGCGCCGGTGTTGCGGGTATAGATCAGATGGTCGGGATCTGACCAGTCGAGCTTTTCCGGCTCGGGCGGCAGGTGATACGAGTTGGCCATCGTGATCGGGGTCCGGATCGACGGACCGGCGGTGTCGTTGCCGCCGTGGACGCTGAGGGTCATGTCCCCGTAACTCGTGTCCCCGTAACTCGTGTCCCCGAAACTCGTGTCACCGTGCTGCGCGTTCATGCGTCGACGCTACGACACGGTCTTGTCACCTGAGGGCTGAGGTCCGGGGAAAGGCGGGACGCACACCCGGTGGAGCCTCGAAACCCGGTGAGGCGACAGTGCCGTCTCACCGGGTTTCGAGGTTCGCGGGCCCGCACCCCTTGGTACCTCGACCAGCGGAAGAGGCCCGTTGCGGGCTACGTGTACAGGTCGGCGATGGCGATCTTGTACGAGTCGTGGATCACGTTGCGCTTGAGCTTGAGCGTGGGCGTCAGCTCACCGGTCTCGATGGTGAAGTCGGTGTCGAGGACCGCGAACTTCTTGATGGCCTCGGCCTTGGACACCGTCTTGTTGGCGGAATCGACGGCCTCCTGCAATTCGGCGAGGATCTTCTCGTTGGTGCTCAGCGCACTCAGCGGGGTGTCGGCCGGCAACTGGTGGCGTTCGAGCCAGCCGGGGATGACCTCCTGATCAAGGGTGATCAGTGCGGCGATGAACGGCTTCTTGTCGCCGACCACCAGGCACTGGCTCACCAGCGGGTGGGCCCGGATGGTGTCTTCGAGCTGGGCCGGGGAGACGTTCTTGCCGGCCGCGGTGACGATGATCTCCTTCTTGCGGCCGGTAATGTACAGGAAGCCGTCGACGAGCTTGCCGATGTCCCCGGTGTGGAACCAGCCGTCCCGGATGGAATCGGCCGTGGCGTCCGGGTTCTGCCAGTAGCCGCCGAAAACCATCGGGCCCCGGAGCAGGATCTCGCCGTCCTCGGCGATGGCCGCCGCGGCGCCGGGAACCGGTCGGCCGACAGAGCCGACGTGCTGGTCGGCGACGTTGTTGGCGGTGATGCCCGCGCTGGTCTCGGTGAGGCCGTAGGCCTCGTACACCGGGATACCGACGCCACGGAAGAAGTGACCGAGGCGCTCGCCGAGCGGTGCGCCGCCGGACACCGCGCCGATGCAGTTGCCGCCGAGCGCCGCGCGCAGCTTGCCGTAGACGAGCTTGTCGAACAGGGCGTGCTTGAGCTTGAGCACGAGCCCGGCCCCGCCGGTGTCGCGGGCCTTGCTGTACTCGATGGCCGTGACGGAGGCCTTCTCGAAGATGCTGCCCTTGCCGCCGTCGTACGCCTTCTGCTTGGCCGAGTTGTAGACCTTCTCGAACACACGCGGCACCGACAGCACATAGTGCGGCTTGAATTTGTCGAGATGGGCCACCAGGTTCGGGATGTCACTGGTATGACCGAGGATCACCTTGTTCTCGATGCAGCCGACCTCGATGGCGCGGGCGAACACATGCGCCAGGGGAAGGAACAGAAGGGTGGTGTTTCCCTCGACCAGCCCCGGCCCCACCGAGTGGGCGCAGGCAGCGCTTTCGGCGAGCAGGTTGGCGTGGGTCAGTGCCACGCCCTTGGGGCGTCCGGTGGTGCCGGAGGTGTAGATCAGCGTTGCCGGGTCACTGGCGGTGGTGCCGGCGTGGCGGGCGTCGAGTTCGGCGGCGTCGACGGAGTTGCCTCGCTCGGTGAGGGTCGCGAGTGCGCCCTCATCGATGACCAGGGTCTCGCCGAGGGCCGCCGCGCCCGCGATCACCTCCTGGTGCTGGATGCGATGCTTGGTCGCCTCGACGATCAGCAGTCGGGTGGCGGAGTCCTCGAGGATCCACTGGACCTGGTCGGGGGCGGACGTGTCGTAGATCGCCACGGTGACCGCGCCCGCGCGCCAGATGGCGTAGTCGACGACGGTCCACTCGTAGCGGGTCGAGGACAGCAACGCCACCCGGTCGCCGGGGTTGATTCCCGAGGCGATGATGCCCTTGGCGACCGCGTCCACCTCGTCGGCAAAGGTCTTGGCGGTGACGTCGACCCAATCGGAGCCCGACAGCTTGCGCAGCAGGACGGCGTCCGGGGTCTCGGCACGGTGACGCACCAGCGAGTCCACTGTCGTCGCCTTCTCGTCGACCGTGTAGTCGGACGGGGTCGAGTACTGATCCATATCTCTCCTTTGTCGAACCTGCGGGGCTCTCGCCCCTGTTCGGAACGATCAAACAGGGGCGAGACCAAACGGGCAATTCAGGCACATTCGAGGGCAGATTCGTCGCCGATATCCGCGTGAATGGCACCGAGCGTAGCAGCTGTGCGGTGACACCGATCACATGTGCTCACGGTGAACATCTCCGTTCGATTCTTCGGGACCGCCTGTTGCGCACTAGAGTGGTAGCGGTGAACGAGACTGGCCGGCGATGACACCCGAATCCGAATCCGAATCAACGTCCGCCGAGACGTACAGCGAACAGCAAACCGCCCACGGTGACGATACCGCCGGGGGTGGCTTCGGCGGCCTCGGCATCGATGACCGAGTGCTCGAGGCCATCTCCGATGTCGGCTACGAGTCGCCCTCGCCGATTCAGGCGGCGACGATCCCGATCCTGATGTCCGGTCGCGACGTCGTCGGGCTGGCGCAGACCGGCACCGGCAAGACGGCGGCCTTCGCCATTCCCATCCTGTCGCGGCTCGATGACTCCGCGCGCAAGCCGCAGGCCCTGATCCTGGCGCCGACCCGCGAGCTCGCGCTGCAGGTGGCCGAGGCATTCGGCAAGTACTCGGCCCATCTGCCCAAGGTGAAGGTGCTGCCCATCTACGGCGGGCAGAGCTACGTGGTCCAGCTCAACGGCCTCAAGCGCGGCGCACAGGTCATCGTCGGCACGCCGGGGCGCGTCATCGATCACCTCGACCGGGGTACCCTCGACATCTCCGAATTGGAGTTCCTGGTCCTCGATGAGGCCGACGAGATGCTCACGATGGGTTTCGCCGAGGATGTCGAACGCATTCTCGCCGACACGCCGGACTCCAAGCAGGTCGCGTTGTTCTCCGCGACGATGCCGCGGGCCATTTCCCGGCTGGCGCAGCAGTACCTCAAGGATCCGCAGGAGATTACGGTCAAGGCCAAGACCGCGACCGCGTCCAACATCGCCCAGCGTTATCTGCAGGTCTCGCACCAGCGCAAACTCGATGCCCTGACCCGTTTCCTGGAGGTCGAGCAGTTCGACGCGATGATCGTGTTCGTCCGCACCAAACAGGCCACCGAGGAGTTGGCCGAGAAGCTGCGCTCGCGTGGATTCTCGGCGGTGGCGATCAACGGCGATCTGGCGCAGGCGCAGCGCGAACGCACCATCAACCAGCTCAAGAACGGCTCCATCGACATCTTGGTGGCCACCGATGTCGCGGCCCGCGGCCTGGACGTGGACCGGATCTCGCATGTGGTCAACTACGACATCCCGCACGACACCGAGTCCTATGTGCACCGGATCGGCCGCACCGGGCGCGCGGGAAGGTCGGGCAACGCGCTGCTGTTCGTCTCGCCGCGTGAACGGCATCTGTTGCGGGCCATCGAGAAGGCCACACGTTCTACGCTCACCGAGATCGGGCTGCCCAGTGTGGAGGACGTCAACGCCCAACGCGTGGCGAAGTTCGCCGAGTCGATCACCGAAAACCTGAGCTCGGATCACCTGGATTTGTTCCGCAAGCTGATCGAGGACTACGCCCGCGACAACGATGTGACGATGGCCGACATCGCGGCGGCGCTCGCACTCGAAACCCGTGACGGCGGCTTCCTCATGGCACCCGACCCGCCGCAGCGCGAACGGGGCGAGCGCGGGGAGCGGCCCGAGCGTCGTGAGCGCGCGCCCAGGCGGCCCGGGGCCAATTTCGCCACCTACCGCATCGCGGTCGGCCGGGTTCACCGGGTGTCGCCGGGTGCGATCGTCGGGGCGATCGCCAACGAGGGCGGACTCACCAGAGGTGATTTCGGTAACATTTCCATCCGCGACGATTTCAGTCTCGTGGAGCTGCCCGACGATCTCGACTCCGAGACCTTGGCGTCACTCCGGCACACCAGGATCGGCAAGAACCCCATCGACATCCGCCGCGATCAGGGTCCGCCCCGAGCCCGTGGTGGTGCCAAACGTGCAGCTCAGGGTGCACGAGGGTACGGCCGTGACGGAGCCAGGCGATCGGACTCGTGGGGCAAACGCGGCAGCCCCAAGGTGGCCGGACACCCGCGCGGCTGATCGTGGCCGTGGCGTGACGCACAGTTGCCTACCCGTGGTGTGAGGTTTACCCGCTCGTCATGATATGGACATCGCCGCGTAGCATTGCTTCTTGGTAACGGGTCGCAATGGTGCACCGACATACCGGTCAGGCCGGGCAATGATGCCGGGTGCCATGCGAGCAGACGAAACAAGAAGCGGGTGAGTCACCAGTGTCAGTGGTGAATGCAATTTCAGCCAGAGAAGCAGTCGAGCACAGTCGGCAGGGCGATGCGGTCATCGTCGACGCGCGTCCTCAGGTGATGCGGCATCAGGGCAGCGTGCCCGGTGCGGTCGTCGTCGAGCCGGGTGATGTGCGGGCCGCCTTCAACCACACGCCGTCGGGTCGGTTCCCGGTGATCTCCGATCACGATCGGGAGATCGCCGTGGTATCGGTCCGGTCGCAGGCTCCGGCAATCGCCGAGCAGATCGCTGATCTGGGTTACACCAATGTGCGCTACGTCGATGGCGGCTACGGGGCACTGTCGACGTTCACCGGCACGTCCAACTGACGTTCTCGCCCCGGCGATCGGGGTGGTCGTACACACGAGAGGAGCGAGCCGACACAGGTCGGCTCGCTCCTCTCGTGTATTCGCCCGGTCAGTCGCCTACGGCGTCGAGCAAGGCTGGCAGTCCCACCGCCGCCGACATCCGTACGGACTCGGTGACGTGGGGGCTGAGTGCGGATTCCTCGATGTTGAACTCGATCACCGGGGTCCCCCCGGCCAGTGCTCGTTCGGGCAATTCTGCTGCGGGATAGACGATTCCGCTGGTTCCCACGACCAGCACGAGGTCGCTGCCGGTGATCGCGTGCTCGGCGCGCCGCCAGGCATCGCGCGGTAGGCCCTCGCCGAACCAGACGACTCCCGGACGGACCGATGACAGGCATTCGTGGCACGAGGGTGGTTCGATGCGCGGCGGCTCGGCATATGCGGTGATATCGAATCCGGCGGGGAGTCGGGTGCCGGTGCCGTGATATGGCGCCCGGCATGCTGTGCACCGGGGTTCGAACAGGCTGCCGTGCAGGTGGCTGATGACTTCGCTGCCCGCGCGCTCGTGCAGGTCGTCCACGTTCTGGGTCACCACCATGACAGCGCGGTGATCGGCCAGGGCGGCGATGGCGCGGTGCCCGGGGTTGGGCTGGGCCTCGCTGACGAGCTTCATCCGCCACAGATACCAGCCCCAGACGAGTGCCGGATCGTCTTCCCAGGCTTCCACCGTGGCCAGCGACGCCGGGTCGTAGCGTTCCCAGAGACCCGTCTGCGCATCGCGGAATGTGGGCACACCGCTTTCGGCGGACATGCCGGCACCGGAGAACACGGTGATCCAGTGTGCCCGGCGCACGAGGTCGATCACGTCGGTGGAGAGCGTTGCGGAGTTGCCTGACATGCTGAGCACCTTACGTCCCGGACGAATGCCGGGGCGAACTCTTTATCGGGTCGATGAGCGGTTATATCGGACCGCCGTGCGATGCAGTGAACTGATTCACATAACAATTTCATAACGGCTTCGGGGGGGTGTCGCGCGAGGCGCACTCGGCGGCATTTGTGCAGGTACGGGCGTCGGTTCGGTGGGTCGGTTCGGCCGTGCGTGGACGGGCCGGAAGTTACCGACGGGGATACTCATGGGTATACCACTCGGTCACCCCAAAACATGAGGGAAACCTCACTTTCGTGTGTCATGATGGGTGCCACGTTCCTCGGTGGAAAGCGCGGACCGATCCCGGGTTGGTCATGTAATGCTTTGCGGCACTGATGTGTTCGATGAATTCGTGATGTGTTCGATGAATTCGAGGAACCGGTCGGCGCGTGGGACGATCTCGCGCCGCCGGCACGAGATGTCCCGCAACGACGCCACTCGACGATGACGCATGCCCGTATCGCGGCGAGCCCACCGCCGAACGCCTTTGCCGCGACCCGATCACCGATCCGAACCCCGATCACACAGCCCCGAAGATCACACAGCCCCGAACGAGGAGAATCCGTGACCGTCGATCACATCCGCACCGGCCAGCTGGGAGCCTCCACCGCTTCCCGAACCACCGGCACATTGATGGACCAGATCGCCGCCGGTGAACCGTACGCGATCAGTTTCGGCGGGCAAGGCTCACCGTGGCTGCCGACGCTGGCGGAACTGGTCGTCGACGCCGACCTCGAATACCGGATCAGC contains:
- a CDS encoding rhodanese-like domain-containing protein, with translation MSVVNAISAREAVEHSRQGDAVIVDARPQVMRHQGSVPGAVVVEPGDVRAAFNHTPSGRFPVISDHDREIAVVSVRSQAPAIAEQIADLGYTNVRYVDGGYGALSTFTGTSN
- a CDS encoding AMP-dependent synthetase/ligase; amino-acid sequence: MDQYSTPSDYTVDEKATTVDSLVRHRAETPDAVLLRKLSGSDWVDVTAKTFADEVDAVAKGIIASGINPGDRVALLSSTRYEWTVVDYAIWRAGAVTVAIYDTSAPDQVQWILEDSATRLLIVEATKHRIQHQEVIAGAAALGETLVIDEGALATLTERGNSVDAAELDARHAGTTASDPATLIYTSGTTGRPKGVALTHANLLAESAACAHSVGPGLVEGNTTLLFLPLAHVFARAIEVGCIENKVILGHTSDIPNLVAHLDKFKPHYVLSVPRVFEKVYNSAKQKAYDGGKGSIFEKASVTAIEYSKARDTGGAGLVLKLKHALFDKLVYGKLRAALGGNCIGAVSGGAPLGERLGHFFRGVGIPVYEAYGLTETSAGITANNVADQHVGSVGRPVPGAAAAIAEDGEILLRGPMVFGGYWQNPDATADSIRDGWFHTGDIGKLVDGFLYITGRKKEIIVTAAGKNVSPAQLEDTIRAHPLVSQCLVVGDKKPFIAALITLDQEVIPGWLERHQLPADTPLSALSTNEKILAELQEAVDSANKTVSKAEAIKKFAVLDTDFTIETGELTPTLKLKRNVIHDSYKIAIADLYT
- a CDS encoding SIR2 family NAD-dependent protein deacylase codes for the protein MSGNSATLSTDVIDLVRRAHWITVFSGAGMSAESGVPTFRDAQTGLWERYDPASLATVEAWEDDPALVWGWYLWRMKLVSEAQPNPGHRAIAALADHRAVMVVTQNVDDLHERAGSEVISHLHGSLFEPRCTACRAPYHGTGTRLPAGFDITAYAEPPRIEPPSCHECLSSVRPGVVWFGEGLPRDAWRRAEHAITGSDLVLVVGTSGIVYPAAELPERALAGGTPVIEFNIEESALSPHVTESVRMSAAVGLPALLDAVGD
- a CDS encoding DUF7782 domain-containing protein, whose amino-acid sequence is MAHPLHDTALIDALGTDLCSAGYTGTGVAGLLGDDAHEALARGIWWPALHATRQAGSSPLATLVRLLLLAGDEPVADVAAALPGCDIDALVDCGVITVDGTLARAALDIRPHADDTRDYLVVSDLDAATRTGPVHHDHVLGIGGASVSLARAIIREPVGSALDLGTGCGIQALHLDAHCTRIVATDTNPRALALAAATARLNGMSWDLRAGSLFDPVAGETFDLIVSNPPFVVGAGGQDYIYRDSGMAGDGVCERLIGEIAGHLNPGGIAQILANWIVRENEPWETRVRGWLAGTGLDAWVVQRELADPITYVSLWLSDAGENPDDTARRGADWLDWFRRERISGIGMGLITLRAPGTAERRAPDQVVEEITAAGEEVTGHEARAFLDRRAYLRETTDEQLLAARLSTAPVILEQQSLPGEDGWQQVGASVRRPGGPGAVLGVDEVSTALLAGCRGIVPLGALVDLLAGFHDVDADALAQAAVPVVREAIGRGILYEVR
- a CDS encoding trans-sulfuration enzyme family protein — its product is MNAQHGDTSFGDTSYGDTSYGDMTLSVHGGNDTAGPSIRTPITMANSYHLPPEPEKLDWSDPDHLIYTRNTGANQVALQRKLALLEGGEDALALASGVAALHAVYFTFLATGDHIIVSDTTYEATWKLWTQLLPRKYGIEATFVDITDLDAVRAAVRPATRMITAEVIANPTTKVADVAALADIAHTAGALLVIDSTFTPPPLYRPLADGADLVVHSLTKYINGHGDAMGGAVIGAAEHVSKVKAEAMVDVGGVISPFNAWLISRGSITLPLRLAQHQASAMTLARLLEADDRIAYVCYPGLESHPQHELAARQLGGRGFGGMMAFALRGDPATHNRFVSHLTVITSAVSLGHDESLIVHVGTEGPRVAAYPDGFREFGHLRFSTGLEDADDLAADLRQALDKTFG
- a CDS encoding DEAD/DEAH box helicase codes for the protein MTPESESESTSAETYSEQQTAHGDDTAGGGFGGLGIDDRVLEAISDVGYESPSPIQAATIPILMSGRDVVGLAQTGTGKTAAFAIPILSRLDDSARKPQALILAPTRELALQVAEAFGKYSAHLPKVKVLPIYGGQSYVVQLNGLKRGAQVIVGTPGRVIDHLDRGTLDISELEFLVLDEADEMLTMGFAEDVERILADTPDSKQVALFSATMPRAISRLAQQYLKDPQEITVKAKTATASNIAQRYLQVSHQRKLDALTRFLEVEQFDAMIVFVRTKQATEELAEKLRSRGFSAVAINGDLAQAQRERTINQLKNGSIDILVATDVAARGLDVDRISHVVNYDIPHDTESYVHRIGRTGRAGRSGNALLFVSPRERHLLRAIEKATRSTLTEIGLPSVEDVNAQRVAKFAESITENLSSDHLDLFRKLIEDYARDNDVTMADIAAALALETRDGGFLMAPDPPQRERGERGERPERRERAPRRPGANFATYRIAVGRVHRVSPGAIVGAIANEGGLTRGDFGNISIRDDFSLVELPDDLDSETLASLRHTRIGKNPIDIRRDQGPPRARGGAKRAAQGARGYGRDGARRSDSWGKRGSPKVAGHPRG